One genomic window of Cyanobacteriota bacterium includes the following:
- a CDS encoding PhoH family protein has product MTITLQLPSIDSAIALAGFQERNLKLLSRQTGASVVLRGQDLVINGTENQADLCRQLVETLKPMWSMGQPIDEVDILAARQALNTHRQQEFHDLQLDVLARNRRGETIRAKTFRQQQYVQAIRSHELTFCIGPAGTGKTFLAAVIAVQALLANEVDRLILTRPAVEAGEKLGFLPGDLQQKVNPYLRPLYDALYEFIEPERIPTMMERGVIEVAPLAYMRGRTLSHAFIILDEAQNTTPAQMKMVLTRLGHKSRMVVTGDITQTDLPGHSPSGLVVAEKVLQSVEGIAFCRFTTADVVRNPLVQRIVEAYDRY; this is encoded by the coding sequence ATGACCATTACCCTACAACTTCCTAGTATTGATAGTGCCATCGCCCTAGCAGGTTTCCAGGAAAGGAACTTGAAGCTTCTTTCCCGACAAACGGGCGCATCAGTTGTGTTGCGGGGTCAAGATTTAGTTATCAATGGCACTGAAAATCAGGCCGACCTTTGCCGTCAACTGGTTGAAACCCTAAAACCCATGTGGAGCATGGGACAACCTATTGATGAGGTTGATATTCTAGCAGCACGGCAAGCTCTAAATACCCATCGCCAGCAAGAATTTCACGATCTTCAACTAGATGTATTGGCTCGCAACCGTCGGGGTGAGACCATTCGCGCCAAGACATTTCGCCAGCAACAGTATGTCCAGGCTATTCGCAGCCATGAGTTAACGTTTTGCATTGGCCCAGCAGGTACAGGTAAGACATTTCTGGCAGCGGTGATAGCCGTCCAAGCATTGTTGGCTAATGAGGTCGATCGCCTGATTCTGACTCGACCCGCTGTAGAGGCTGGGGAAAAGCTTGGCTTCTTACCTGGAGATTTGCAGCAAAAAGTGAATCCCTATCTACGTCCGCTCTATGATGCCCTGTACGAGTTTATCGAGCCAGAGCGAATCCCCACCATGATGGAAAGGGGCGTGATTGAGGTGGCACCCTTGGCCTACATGCGAGGGCGTACCCTTAGTCATGCCTTTATCATCTTGGATGAAGCCCAAAACACAACACCTGCTCAAATGAAAATGGTGCTAACTCGACTGGGACATAAATCGCGCATGGTTGTTACTGGAGACATTACTCAGACAGATTTGCCCGGTCATTCGCCGTCGGGCTTAGTGGTAGCCGAGAAAGTCTTGCAGTCTGTAGAGGGGATTGCATTCTGCCGATTCACGACGGCTGATGTGGTGCGGAACCCTCTGGTGCAACGCATTGTGGAAGCCTACGATCGCTACTAA
- a CDS encoding Ycf34 family protein: MCICVNCTYVDDCVTYHAVEEQHGQPHLTDRPTFEPVEPTINVNIRPSTDEILMEWDVVGCQSFVEEAGKWARLRPGELVPT, translated from the coding sequence ATGTGTATTTGTGTGAACTGCACCTACGTTGATGATTGCGTGACCTACCATGCAGTTGAGGAGCAACATGGCCAGCCTCACCTGACCGATCGTCCCACGTTTGAGCCTGTTGAACCTACGATCAACGTTAACATTCGCCCCAGCACTGATGAGATTTTGATGGAATGGGACGTAGTTGGTTGTCAGAGTTTTGTGGAGGAGGCAGGCAAGTGGGCACGTTTGCGTCCCGGTGAATTGGTGCCTACCTGA
- a CDS encoding CCA tRNA nucleotidyltransferase, with the protein MSLHLQQCQIVPPVITTSSVLSAKNWPFSLKWLPPTAHLVGGIVRDALLGRYTDHMDLDFVLPERAVETARAIARHYNAGFVLLDAERQIARVVFQGATADFAQQVGNSLYDDLHRRDFTVNAIAYSPHREELIDPLHGYTDLHQRLLRMVSWQNLQEDPLRLLRAYRQAAQLDFHLDADTEAAIQKLAPLIGTIAAERVQAELGYLLSTDKGTPWLTSAWDNGLLAPWFPKVTATNLSLVAAVDEALSTLATARPAFLPKIQRSLRERAGTDKGNDRGHDSRRTWLFIARLTNLVSPDPDYAKTTLTALKFSRAEVQAVTTVLRALPNLQTAQPLSATDKYHLFQAVGHAFPALAVVGITAGVPVETILMLLDHFLAADDLIAHPKPLLSGQDLMTALHLPSGPRVGQLLAAIQLAHVEGIVTSAEEAIAWAREQLTIAEGEES; encoded by the coding sequence ATGTCTTTACATTTACAACAGTGTCAAATTGTCCCCCCAGTGATCACTACATCATCGGTGCTATCTGCGAAAAACTGGCCATTTAGTTTGAAGTGGCTACCGCCAACGGCTCACCTTGTGGGGGGAATTGTGCGAGATGCATTGCTAGGGCGCTACACCGATCACATGGACTTAGATTTTGTATTGCCGGAGCGGGCGGTGGAAACAGCACGGGCGATCGCTCGTCACTACAATGCTGGGTTTGTGTTGCTAGATGCTGAACGTCAGATTGCTCGAGTCGTATTTCAGGGTGCTACGGCTGACTTCGCTCAACAAGTAGGCAATAGTCTGTACGATGATCTGCACCGTCGAGACTTTACGGTCAATGCGATCGCCTACAGCCCTCACCGAGAAGAACTGATTGACCCCCTGCATGGCTATACCGACTTGCATCAGCGCCTATTGCGGATGGTCAGTTGGCAGAATTTACAAGAAGATCCACTACGATTGTTGCGCGCCTATCGGCAGGCTGCTCAACTTGATTTTCATTTGGATGCAGATACAGAGGCAGCTATCCAAAAACTTGCACCGCTGATTGGCACCATCGCGGCAGAACGAGTGCAGGCCGAGTTGGGGTACCTCCTGAGTACAGACAAGGGAACACCCTGGTTAACGTCGGCATGGGATAACGGGCTGCTAGCACCTTGGTTTCCAAAGGTTACAGCGACTAACTTAAGCTTGGTAGCTGCGGTTGATGAGGCGTTGAGCACACTGGCAACAGCAAGACCAGCGTTTTTGCCGAAAATTCAGCGATCGCTACGAGAGAGAGCGGGAACTGACAAGGGCAACGATCGTGGGCACGACAGTCGCCGTACCTGGCTATTCATAGCGCGACTGACTAACTTAGTAAGTCCTGACCCAGACTATGCTAAGACCACACTCACTGCCCTTAAGTTTAGCCGTGCTGAGGTGCAAGCAGTCACCACCGTTTTGCGAGCATTGCCTAATTTACAGACTGCTCAACCCCTGTCTGCTACAGACAAGTATCATCTGTTTCAGGCAGTAGGTCATGCCTTTCCAGCTCTGGCTGTTGTGGGAATTACGGCTGGTGTGCCTGTAGAAACAATCCTAATGTTGCTAGATCACTTTCTGGCTGCTGACGACTTAATCGCCCATCCTAAGCCCCTACTGAGCGGTCAAGATTTAATGACAGCGTTGCATCTGCCCTCTGGTCCCCGTGTTGGTCAACTCTTGGCTGCCATCCAGCTTGCTCATGTAGAGGGCATTGTCACAAGTGCCGAGGAGGCGATCGCGTGGGCACGAGAACAACTTACGATTGCTGAAGGCGAGGAAAGCTAG